AACCGCGCCGCCGTGTCGGAAATCCTGAACGCGCTTCTGGCGGACGAGGCGGTGCTCTACACGAAGACGCGCAACTACCACTGGAACGTCACGGGCCCCCAGTTCAACGACCTGCACAAGTTCTTCGACGAACAGTACGGGGAGCTCAACGAGATCGTGGACGACGTCGCCGAGCGCGTCCGCAGCCTCGGCGGGCGGCCGATCGGCACGCTCGCG
The nucleotide sequence above comes from Planctomycetota bacterium. Encoded proteins:
- a CDS encoding ferritin-like domain-containing protein, with the translated sequence MMNVEIGLSEKNRAAVSEILNALLADEAVLYTKTRNYHWNVTGPQFNDLHKFFDEQYGELNEIVDDVAERVRSLGGRPIGTLA